From a region of the Candidatus Pelagibacter sp. FZCC0015 genome:
- the iolG gene encoding inositol 2-dehydrogenase — protein sequence MINVALIGLGRIGQMHAENLFSHKSFKLKYTFDIDTKLNQKLSKKFNSTSINNPQIAFKDKNIDLIFIASSTPTHIKLIEEAAKYKKVIFCEKPLDLNIDKVNKCLRKIKKLNPKIQLGFNRRYDPGHSSLKKELQKGKIGRLEKIIITSRDPAPPPLSYLKVSGGIFKDMMIHDFDLARFYLEKDEIESIYSTGSNISDKKFDKIKDYELASCILRSKKGVQCIIANSRHCSFGYDQRVELFGSKGMLISGNKKENETEIFTKNNTSQKKPLLNFFIDRYVDAYKLQLDELARYTIKKNKPISSFEDGRRALIIANAASSSLKQKKQIKIKF from the coding sequence ATGATTAACGTTGCGTTAATTGGTCTTGGAAGAATTGGTCAAATGCATGCTGAGAACTTATTTTCTCATAAAAGTTTTAAATTAAAATATACTTTTGATATCGATACAAAACTTAATCAAAAATTATCGAAAAAATTTAACTCAACATCTATTAACAATCCTCAAATTGCTTTCAAAGATAAAAATATAGATCTAATATTTATTGCCTCAAGTACACCAACGCATATCAAATTAATTGAGGAAGCAGCTAAATACAAAAAGGTAATTTTTTGTGAAAAACCTTTAGATTTAAATATTGATAAAGTTAACAAATGCCTAAGAAAAATAAAAAAACTAAATCCAAAAATACAGTTAGGATTTAATAGAAGGTATGACCCGGGTCATAGTTCGTTAAAAAAAGAGCTTCAAAAAGGAAAAATAGGACGGCTAGAAAAAATTATAATAACAAGTAGAGATCCTGCCCCTCCTCCTTTAAGTTATTTAAAAGTTTCGGGAGGTATATTTAAAGACATGATGATACATGACTTTGATTTAGCTAGATTTTATTTGGAAAAAGATGAGATAGAGTCAATTTATTCAACAGGAAGCAATATTTCTGACAAAAAATTTGATAAAATTAAAGATTATGAGCTTGCCTCATGCATTTTAAGATCAAAAAAAGGTGTGCAATGTATAATTGCTAATTCAAGACATTGTAGTTTTGGCTATGATCAAAGAGTAGAGTTGTTTGGATCTAAAGGAATGTTGATTTCTGGAAATAAAAAAGAAAACGAGACGGAAATATTTACCAAAAATAACACTTCTCAAAAAAAACCTCTTCTTAATTTTTTTATTGATAGATATGTTGATGCATACAAGCTTCAACTGGATGAACTGGCTAGATATACAATTAAGAAAAACAAACCCATATCTAGTTTTGAAGATGGAAGAAGAGCTCTTATCATCGCTAATGCTGCATCAAGTTCTTTGAAACAAAAAAAACAAATTAAAATAAAATTTTAA
- a CDS encoding MarR family transcriptional regulator has product MKRQFKYPKHFEEQKKIPKLTQKRIQLAEISLGDFEGRLANELLNWFSLTPQHWIMLHMVMLAYYKNKSITKNQLLKVIEKSYLTSNVYIDTAIKKGYFRIIRNERDKRSIFILPSVITIKTFEEFIDRRDILYKGVK; this is encoded by the coding sequence ATGAAAAGACAGTTCAAGTATCCTAAGCACTTTGAAGAACAAAAAAAAATTCCAAAACTTACTCAAAAAAGAATTCAATTAGCAGAAATATCACTTGGAGATTTTGAAGGAAGATTAGCTAACGAGTTATTGAATTGGTTTTCTTTAACCCCACAACATTGGATAATGTTGCATATGGTGATGCTTGCTTATTACAAAAATAAATCAATTACAAAAAATCAATTACTTAAAGTGATAGAGAAATCATATTTAACCTCAAATGTTTATATCGATACTGCAATAAAAAAAGGTTATTTTAGAATTATAAGAAATGAGCGAGATAAAAGATCTATATTTATATTACCATCAGTAATTACCATTAAAACCTTCGAGGAATTTATTGATAGGAGAGATATTCTTTATAAAGGTGTTAAATAA
- a CDS encoding ketopantoate reductase family protein, with product MINKDLKVAVLGAGAMGCLFGGLLAEKGLNVTLIDVWKEHVDAINKDGLKMDGHGGDRIIKVNATSDPSSLDKMDAVIVMCKATALEPALKSIKNIIGEKTVFMSFQNGIGHEAIIQSIVGNEKVIGGTTTQASNILGPGHIMNHGALPSWIGEYEGGITKRITEIADTFTAHNLEMIAAEDVKKRKWMKLFALTAIGPLSAIFDLHHTDLYVNNKANDVSRGLGKEIILETREVALADGVNVSEDECLFMFNKIVDSMQTNKSSMAFDVQYKRKTEIDFISGAVSKIGKKHGVKTPLNDLMYKMIKVKEGMYS from the coding sequence ATGATAAATAAAGATTTAAAAGTAGCAGTATTAGGTGCAGGTGCAATGGGATGTCTGTTTGGAGGGTTGCTAGCTGAAAAAGGTTTAAATGTAACTTTAATTGATGTTTGGAAAGAACATGTTGATGCGATTAATAAAGATGGTTTAAAAATGGATGGTCATGGAGGAGATCGTATAATTAAAGTTAATGCTACTTCAGATCCATCATCGTTAGATAAAATGGATGCAGTCATTGTTATGTGTAAAGCAACTGCATTAGAACCAGCATTAAAAAGTATTAAAAATATTATTGGTGAAAAAACAGTCTTCATGTCATTTCAAAATGGGATTGGTCATGAGGCAATAATTCAAAGTATCGTTGGAAATGAAAAGGTAATCGGTGGAACAACGACGCAAGCTTCAAATATTTTAGGACCAGGTCATATAATGAACCATGGCGCATTACCTTCATGGATTGGAGAATATGAAGGAGGAATAACAAAGAGAATTACAGAAATAGCTGATACTTTTACTGCACATAATCTTGAAATGATTGCAGCTGAAGATGTAAAAAAAAGAAAATGGATGAAGCTTTTTGCTCTAACAGCAATAGGTCCTCTTTCAGCTATATTTGATCTACATCACACTGATCTTTACGTAAATAATAAGGCTAATGATGTTTCAAGAGGACTTGGTAAAGAAATCATTTTAGAGACAAGAGAAGTGGCACTTGCTGATGGAGTTAATGTTTCTGAAGATGAATGTCTATTTATGTTCAATAAAATTGTAGATTCTATGCAAACTAACAAATCTTCAATGGCTTTTGATGTTCAGTACAAAAGAAAAACTGAAATTGATTTTATTAGTGGAGCGGTTTCTAAAATAGGAAAAAAACATGGAGTAAAAACACCTTTAAATGACCTGATGTATAAAATGATTAAGGTTAAAGAAGGTATGTATAGTTAA
- a CDS encoding DUF1907 domain-containing protein, with product MQLKIEKGTFTNHSLEDIASALKKGLSENFKNVEVEVVVCPNLREWDCPSEGISGNQKIIDVGGEPYMHDPNFIGAEFDYEEISKMIGSEKSYALGAGSGAMSCLDGHCGELVINENLITNESRSIIARVSPDKKCIVEKYSARKHGGLGNIYYTDGKQGKVIKIKIKGRSGDQGSLPQAMRSSLSNNLNLKANEQIALAGVFRILEGKVRSHVQPDYKDIKHEYYDPKQMKCVKDFLQFYEPVGPKLQCYTVLWTGDPTGGELNLRESGEHTHFHSYEHDKDAGHYHFDVTPEEIEYEGYFNTATEVHRVNNIYKELLSKNSIE from the coding sequence ATGCAATTAAAAATAGAAAAAGGAACTTTCACAAATCATTCACTTGAAGATATAGCGAGTGCATTAAAAAAAGGACTTTCAGAAAATTTTAAAAATGTTGAAGTAGAAGTTGTAGTTTGTCCTAATCTTCGTGAATGGGATTGTCCATCTGAAGGAATAAGCGGTAACCAAAAAATTATAGATGTTGGTGGTGAGCCATACATGCATGATCCTAATTTTATTGGTGCAGAATTTGATTATGAAGAAATTTCAAAAATGATCGGATCAGAAAAATCTTATGCTTTAGGCGCAGGATCTGGTGCAATGTCGTGTTTGGATGGTCACTGTGGTGAATTAGTAATTAATGAAAATTTAATTACTAATGAGTCTAGATCTATAATTGCAAGAGTAAGTCCTGATAAAAAATGTATCGTTGAAAAATATAGCGCAAGAAAACATGGTGGACTTGGAAACATTTATTATACCGATGGTAAACAAGGAAAAGTAATTAAAATAAAAATCAAAGGAAGATCAGGAGATCAAGGTTCATTGCCACAAGCAATGAGGTCTTCATTGTCAAATAATTTAAATCTTAAAGCAAATGAACAGATTGCTCTTGCAGGTGTATTTAGAATTCTAGAGGGAAAAGTAAGATCTCATGTTCAACCAGATTATAAAGATATCAAACATGAATACTATGATCCAAAACAAATGAAGTGTGTAAAAGATTTTCTTCAATTTTATGAACCTGTTGGTCCAAAGTTACAGTGTTATACAGTTCTTTGGACTGGAGATCCTACAGGAGGGGAGTTAAATTTAAGAGAGTCTGGTGAACATACTCACTTTCATTCTTATGAACATGATAAAGACGCTGGACATTATCATTTTGATGTCACACCTGAAGAAATAGAATATGAAGGTTATTTTAATACTGCTACTGAAGTACATAGAGTAAATAACATTTATAAAGAACTATTAAGTAAAAATAGTATTGAATAG
- a CDS encoding ABC transporter permease, with product MSDKAKSIASKKTSGQDERLKEVSKLRLLLNRPELGAVGGAILVFIFFGIVAGDTGMFSAYGTLNFLDVSANLGIIAIAAAMLMIGGEFDLSIGSMIGFAGICIAIPAIYWGWPLWISIIFAFAMAVLVGYFNGILVVRTGLPSFIVTLAMLFILRGATLAITRLITGRTQVPGLRVLIENDPIAWMFATDTFKWLFTWLGSMNLIALRTDGTPLATGIPPSVIWFIAATLFATWILMKTRYGNWIFASGGDKNGATNVGVPVGRVKISLFIGTAVAATIFATIQVLDAGSADTMRGNLKELEAIAAAVVGGCLLTGGYGSAIGAAFGALIFGTVSMGIFYTDVDTDWFKVFLGAMMLIAVVFNNYIRKRVTETK from the coding sequence ATGTCAGATAAAGCTAAAAGTATCGCATCAAAAAAAACTTCTGGTCAAGACGAAAGACTTAAAGAAGTATCAAAACTAAGATTACTTTTAAATAGACCTGAATTAGGCGCTGTTGGTGGTGCAATTTTAGTATTTATATTTTTTGGGATAGTTGCAGGTGATACTGGCATGTTCAGTGCTTACGGAACTCTAAACTTTTTAGATGTTTCCGCAAATTTAGGAATAATTGCAATTGCAGCAGCGATGCTAATGATTGGTGGTGAATTTGATTTATCAATTGGATCAATGATTGGTTTTGCAGGAATTTGTATAGCAATACCTGCAATTTATTGGGGTTGGCCTTTATGGATAAGTATTATTTTTGCTTTTGCTATGGCAGTACTAGTTGGTTATTTCAATGGTATCCTTGTTGTTAGAACAGGACTTCCATCTTTTATAGTAACTCTTGCAATGTTGTTTATTTTAAGAGGAGCAACATTAGCAATTACAAGATTAATTACAGGAAGAACACAAGTTCCAGGCTTAAGAGTTTTAATTGAGAATGATCCAATCGCGTGGATGTTTGCAACTGACACTTTCAAATGGTTGTTTACTTGGTTAGGTTCAATGAATTTAATCGCATTAAGAACTGATGGAACTCCATTAGCTACTGGCATTCCTCCTTCAGTAATATGGTTTATTGCAGCTACGCTTTTTGCAACATGGATATTGATGAAGACTAGATATGGGAACTGGATTTTTGCATCAGGAGGAGACAAGAATGGTGCAACAAATGTTGGTGTGCCTGTTGGAAGAGTTAAAATAAGTTTATTTATTGGGACAGCAGTTGCAGCAACTATTTTTGCAACTATTCAAGTTTTAGATGCTGGTTCTGCAGATACTATGAGAGGAAATTTAAAAGAATTAGAAGCAATTGCAGCAGCAGTCGTTGGTGGGTGCTTGTTAACCGGAGGGTATGGTTCCGCAATTGGTGCAGCTTTTGGTGCATTAATATTTGGAACTGTTTCGATGGGAATATTTTATACAGATGTTGATACTGATTGGTTTAAAGTTTTTTTAGGAGCAATGATGTTGATTGCTGTAGTATTTAATAATTACATTAGAAAACGAGTAACAGAGACAAAATAA
- a CDS encoding sugar ABC transporter substrate-binding protein, which yields MKTLYKSLLAFVAWVMLSVSALAVDVIVVSHGQANDPFWSVAKNGVDKGCADMGISCKYTAPATFDMVEMAKLIDNAVSQKPKGIVITLPDAAALGKSVKAAIAAGIPVISMNSGSDDFASLGISAHVGQTEFEAGVGGGQKMKAAGGKKALCVNHEVGNVALDRRCAGFKKGFGGSVDILGTSNDPTEIQKAVAAKLGGGYDTILTLGAGLAGEAALKALEAAGKVGSVKLGTFDMSPGMLKAAAAGKVEFLIDQQQYLQGYLPIAIFGQYMRYGTMPAGVVMTGPGFVTPDNAAKVIKWAAQGYR from the coding sequence ATGAAAACATTATATAAATCGTTATTAGCTTTTGTTGCTTGGGTTATGCTTTCAGTGTCTGCTTTAGCGGTAGATGTGATCGTTGTATCTCACGGACAAGCTAACGACCCGTTTTGGTCTGTTGCTAAGAATGGTGTAGATAAAGGATGTGCAGATATGGGAATATCTTGCAAGTACACTGCACCTGCTACTTTCGACATGGTTGAAATGGCTAAATTAATTGACAACGCAGTTTCACAAAAACCAAAAGGTATTGTGATTACTCTTCCAGATGCTGCTGCTTTAGGAAAATCTGTTAAAGCTGCTATTGCTGCTGGTATTCCAGTAATTTCAATGAACTCTGGTTCAGATGACTTTGCTTCACTAGGTATCAGTGCTCACGTTGGACAAACTGAGTTTGAAGCTGGTGTAGGTGGCGGACAAAAAATGAAAGCTGCTGGTGGTAAAAAAGCACTATGTGTTAACCACGAAGTTGGAAACGTTGCGCTAGATAGAAGATGTGCTGGATTCAAAAAAGGTTTTGGTGGATCAGTTGACATCTTAGGAACTTCTAATGACCCAACAGAAATTCAAAAAGCTGTTGCTGCTAAATTAGGTGGTGGATATGATACTATCCTAACTTTAGGTGCTGGTCTTGCAGGTGAAGCTGCTCTTAAAGCTTTAGAAGCTGCAGGAAAAGTTGGTTCTGTTAAACTTGGTACATTCGATATGTCACCAGGAATGTTAAAAGCTGCTGCTGCAGGTAAAGTAGAGTTTTTAATTGACCAACAACAATACCTACAAGGTTACTTACCAATAGCAATTTTTGGTCAGTACATGAGATATGGAACTATGCCAGCTGGAGTAGTTATGACTGGTCCTGGTTTCGTAACTCCTGATAATGCAGCTAAAGTAATTAAGTGGGCAGCTCAAGGTTACAGATAA
- the iolE gene encoding myo-inosose-2 dehydratase — protein MSVKLGIAPIAWSNDDMPELGGDTSLEQCLSEASKAGFIGIESGGKFPKTSEELIPKLKEFNLNLCSGWYGANLRKNSITEEKNLIQDQLKLFKDCNSPCMVFAEVSGSIQGDPNRRLSTRPKMDLDEAKEYYSKISEMGKYLEDEGMPLAYHHHMGTVIETEEDTIRLLENTDDSVKLTLDTGHMLFAQGNSLKILKDFSERLIHMHCKDIRKNVLEKSLKEDLSFRGAFLEGAFTVPGDGCIDYKPLFDVLKEKNYSGWLVVEAEQDPAKANPFEYAKIGYKYLTETLNSSNIEIFKN, from the coding sequence ATGTCAGTAAAATTAGGAATAGCGCCGATTGCATGGAGTAATGATGACATGCCAGAATTAGGAGGTGATACTTCTTTAGAACAATGCTTGTCAGAAGCAAGTAAGGCAGGTTTTATTGGAATTGAGTCTGGAGGAAAATTTCCCAAAACATCTGAGGAGTTAATACCTAAATTAAAAGAGTTTAATTTAAATCTTTGCTCAGGTTGGTATGGAGCAAACTTAAGAAAAAATAGTATTACAGAGGAAAAAAATTTAATTCAAGATCAGCTAAAATTATTTAAAGATTGCAATTCACCTTGTATGGTTTTTGCTGAAGTTTCAGGATCGATCCAAGGAGATCCAAACAGAAGACTTTCCACAAGACCAAAAATGGATCTTGATGAAGCTAAAGAGTACTATTCAAAAATTTCTGAAATGGGAAAATATTTAGAAGATGAAGGAATGCCTCTTGCTTACCATCATCACATGGGAACAGTTATAGAAACTGAGGAAGATACCATAAGATTGTTAGAAAATACTGATGACAGTGTTAAACTTACTTTAGATACTGGCCATATGTTGTTTGCTCAGGGTAATTCTCTAAAAATATTAAAAGATTTCAGTGAAAGACTTATTCATATGCACTGCAAAGATATTAGAAAAAATGTTTTAGAAAAATCTTTGAAAGAAGATTTAAGTTTTAGAGGAGCATTTTTAGAGGGTGCTTTTACAGTACCTGGAGACGGCTGTATTGATTACAAGCCACTATTTGATGTATTAAAAGAAAAAAATTATTCAGGTTGGTTGGTAGTTGAAGCTGAGCAAGATCCAGCAAAAGCAAATCCTTTTGAATATGCAAAGATTGGTTATAAATATTTAACTGAAACCTTAAATAGCAGTAATATAGAGATTTTTAAAAATTGA
- a CDS encoding hydroxyacid dehydrogenase — MKKILVIQPIHEAGIELIKNNPDYEFEVIENTDNEFLKTKIKDCDGVSIRTAKLAGEVIDSANKLKIISRHGVGYDNIDLKSTKKNDITLAITATANAVAVAEHVMFMLLNISKKGNMYDETVKSGKFNDRNKLPKTVELWNKNILIAGFGRIGQALIKRCQGFEMKVFVYDPFVSKEIIEKHGGTKVDSLEEASKNMDAISLHVPLNEKTKNIINYNLLKNMKKNCIIINAARGGVINEIDLNKALNENLILGAGLDVFEIEPPDPNNPLLKNNKVFLSPHTAAFTEECMTRMGKETIQNIIDFFDKKLEKSKTVKL; from the coding sequence ATGAAAAAAATATTAGTAATCCAACCTATACATGAAGCTGGGATAGAGCTTATAAAAAATAATCCAGATTACGAATTTGAGGTTATAGAAAATACAGATAACGAATTTCTTAAAACAAAAATAAAAGATTGTGATGGCGTTTCAATTAGAACTGCAAAACTAGCTGGAGAAGTAATTGATAGTGCAAATAAACTTAAAATTATTTCAAGACATGGTGTTGGTTATGACAATATAGACTTAAAAAGCACAAAAAAAAATGACATTACTCTTGCAATTACAGCAACCGCAAATGCAGTGGCTGTAGCTGAGCATGTAATGTTTATGCTGCTAAATATTTCCAAAAAAGGAAATATGTACGATGAAACTGTTAAAAGTGGTAAATTCAATGACCGAAATAAATTACCCAAAACTGTTGAATTGTGGAATAAAAATATATTGATTGCTGGATTTGGTCGTATTGGACAGGCTTTAATAAAAAGATGTCAGGGATTTGAAATGAAAGTTTTTGTGTATGATCCTTTTGTGTCCAAAGAAATAATTGAAAAGCATGGTGGTACAAAAGTAGATAGTTTAGAAGAAGCTTCAAAAAACATGGATGCTATATCTCTTCATGTGCCTCTTAATGAAAAAACAAAGAATATTATCAATTACAACTTGCTGAAAAATATGAAAAAAAATTGCATTATAATTAATGCTGCAAGAGGTGGAGTTATAAATGAAATTGATCTAAATAAAGCTTTAAATGAAAATTTAATTCTTGGAGCTGGTTTAGACGTTTTTGAGATCGAGCCACCTGATCCAAATAATCCTTTATTAAAAAATAATAAAGTATTTTTAAGTCCACATACTGCTGCGTTCACAGAGGAATGCATGACAAGAATGGGTAAAGAAACAATCCAAAATATTATTGATTTTTTTGACAAAAAGTTGGAAAAATCAAAGACTGTAAAATTATAA
- a CDS encoding Gfo/Idh/MocA family protein yields the protein MKSKKLKLGIIGGGPNSWIGHVHRISSRFDDKYEIVAGVFSRDSKQSTSFGKSIGVSEDRCYSNYLTMANKESLRKDKIDVVSIMTPPGSHQIIAEKFIDKNIHIISDKPFAADLKQAKSLFNKIKKNKKIKYALTHNYSAYPMVREAKVLIEKGKIGKVEDINFEYVQDWSEGKTINKKNSRKMFRWKLDKKIVGVSTVLNELGSHACHLAGYMSGLKTKKVFADITQVSKIVKMDNNAKVLIEFDNGAKGMFWTSCTARGGVYGLRIRIFGSKGSLEWVQNDPTYLKYNPSKGAVRILERGFHDASFSKKFSRIKFGHPEGYLDAFSNIYREFAESLKSKKRVFYPNEDDGYETAKFIHACKKSSKSKKWVKL from the coding sequence ATGAAATCTAAAAAATTAAAACTAGGTATCATTGGAGGTGGACCTAATTCCTGGATTGGTCACGTGCACAGAATTTCATCAAGGTTTGATGACAAATATGAAATTGTAGCAGGAGTTTTTTCAAGAGATTCAAAACAATCAACTTCGTTTGGAAAAAGCATCGGTGTGAGTGAAGATAGATGTTATTCAAATTATTTAACCATGGCCAACAAAGAAAGTCTTCGAAAAGATAAAATTGATGTTGTGTCAATAATGACACCGCCAGGAAGTCATCAAATTATTGCTGAAAAGTTTATCGATAAAAACATTCATATAATTTCTGATAAACCTTTTGCCGCTGATCTGAAACAAGCAAAAAGTTTATTTAATAAAATAAAAAAAAATAAAAAAATTAAATATGCTCTAACACATAATTATTCAGCCTACCCCATGGTTCGAGAAGCCAAAGTATTAATTGAAAAAGGAAAAATTGGCAAAGTAGAAGATATTAATTTTGAGTATGTTCAAGACTGGAGTGAAGGAAAAACAATAAATAAAAAAAACTCTAGAAAAATGTTTCGTTGGAAACTTGATAAAAAAATTGTAGGCGTCTCTACAGTTTTAAACGAACTTGGGTCTCATGCTTGTCACCTTGCCGGTTATATGTCTGGATTAAAAACAAAAAAAGTTTTTGCTGATATCACTCAAGTATCAAAAATAGTTAAAATGGATAACAACGCTAAAGTATTAATTGAATTTGATAATGGTGCTAAAGGAATGTTTTGGACAAGTTGTACTGCAAGAGGTGGAGTTTATGGTTTAAGAATAAGAATTTTTGGATCTAAAGGAAGTTTAGAATGGGTACAAAATGATCCAACTTATTTAAAATATAATCCATCAAAAGGAGCTGTCAGAATATTAGAAAGAGGATTTCATGACGCAAGTTTTTCAAAAAAATTTTCTAGAATAAAATTTGGTCATCCTGAAGGTTATTTGGATGCTTTTTCTAACATTTATAGAGAGTTTGCTGAGTCATTAAAATCAAAAAAAAGAGTTTTTTATCCTAATGAAGATGATGGATATGAAACTGCTAAATTTATTCATGCATGTAAAAAATCTAGTAAATCAAAAAAATGGGTTAAACTATGA
- a CDS encoding phytanoyl-CoA dioxygenase family protein has translation MMTNSLQKKLYENGYLIIKNVLNFRRDLKPILNDMEFVMDCLIQKYAKKRDVKKVLNFDFKKKYSYISKLNINDLDQYFNTRLPRDHVKKDSDYFATQSLWNLITNKNILDVVENILGKEIMSNPVQNTRIKQPEKKLPKGSIHDGLSGRTPWHQDAAVLNTKGQKLTDMVTVWIPFTKTTKKNGCMITVKKINKIGLLNHVSGYRGQVELKNSELLDDMKHIYLEANIGDVILLHKHSIHCSLPNRSNDFRISADLRYNVAGQPSGREPLPNFYVRSKNKKNLKIKNFKQWLALWEKAKEKCIPRKFAFKYPLPTFKNNKRDLSNLI, from the coding sequence ATGATGACAAATAGTCTTCAAAAAAAATTATATGAGAATGGGTACTTGATTATTAAAAATGTACTTAACTTTAGAAGAGACTTAAAACCAATTCTTAATGATATGGAATTTGTTATGGATTGTCTCATCCAAAAATATGCAAAAAAGAGAGACGTAAAAAAAGTTCTTAATTTCGATTTTAAAAAAAAATACTCTTATATTTCTAAACTTAATATTAATGATTTGGATCAATATTTTAATACTCGATTACCAAGAGACCACGTAAAAAAAGATAGTGATTATTTTGCTACTCAATCATTATGGAATTTAATTACTAATAAAAATATTCTGGATGTTGTAGAAAATATTTTGGGCAAAGAAATAATGTCTAACCCTGTTCAAAATACTAGAATTAAACAGCCCGAAAAAAAATTACCAAAAGGTTCAATTCATGATGGTCTAAGCGGAAGAACGCCTTGGCATCAGGATGCGGCTGTATTAAATACAAAAGGACAAAAATTAACTGACATGGTTACTGTATGGATTCCTTTTACTAAAACTACAAAAAAAAATGGATGTATGATTACTGTTAAAAAAATCAATAAAATAGGATTACTAAATCACGTTTCAGGATACAGGGGACAAGTAGAACTAAAAAATAGTGAATTGTTAGATGATATGAAACATATTTATTTAGAGGCTAACATTGGTGATGTGATACTTCTGCACAAACATTCAATACACTGTTCTTTACCAAATAGATCAAATGATTTTAGAATAAGTGCTGATCTTAGATATAATGTTGCTGGACAGCCATCAGGACGAGAGCCCCTTCCCAATTTTTACGTTAGAAGTAAAAATAAAAAAAATCTTAAAATTAAAAATTTTAAACAATGGCTAGCTCTCTGGGAAAAAGCTAAAGAAAAATGTATTCCAAGAAAATTTGCTTTTAAATATCCTCTGCCTACTTTCAAAAATAATAAAAGAGATTTATCTAATTTAATTTAA
- a CDS encoding 2OG-Fe(II) oxygenase, with product MLKINRLKKIKSNFPVLVGDKVVEKNTCNLLIDEISKSKAFDDMIMGGRSRINKGSKNFNNYIKSSNNSAKLFKLFNSKTFYKKIETLFSKNFKDGSWTNTHKPKIFNQKKFTIKKKLNSSELKKLLGNNYTNPKVNLDIDFSVSKGGYRLRPHRDDITRLYNFLIYLTDIPKKNGGSLTIYRKKSKKNLRKSFRRFPKIGELEVVKAFTPKKGTVVFFQSTPNSYHGVKRFVEKNCPKRFFIYGSYALNKPVIWNYKGISYYPHIISTKKRMLTSFHDANYLTTAPKH from the coding sequence ATGCTTAAAATCAATCGATTAAAAAAAATTAAAAGTAATTTTCCTGTATTGGTTGGAGATAAAGTTGTTGAGAAAAATACTTGTAATTTATTAATTGATGAGATTAGTAAATCTAAAGCCTTTGACGACATGATTATGGGTGGTCGAAGCAGAATTAACAAAGGCTCAAAAAATTTTAATAACTATATTAAATCTTCAAATAATTCTGCAAAACTATTTAAACTTTTTAATAGCAAAACTTTTTATAAAAAAATTGAAACTCTTTTTTCTAAAAATTTTAAAGATGGATCTTGGACAAACACTCACAAACCAAAAATATTTAATCAAAAAAAATTTACTATTAAAAAGAAACTAAATTCAAGCGAATTAAAAAAATTGTTAGGAAATAATTACACTAACCCAAAAGTTAATTTAGATATTGATTTTTCAGTTTCTAAAGGAGGATATAGATTACGTCCTCATAGAGATGATATAACTAGATTATATAATTTCTTAATTTACCTGACAGATATTCCAAAAAAAAATGGAGGATCACTTACAATTTATAGAAAAAAATCTAAGAAAAATTTAAGAAAAAGTTTCAGAAGATTTCCAAAAATAGGTGAACTGGAAGTAGTCAAAGCTTTCACCCCAAAGAAAGGAACTGTTGTTTTTTTCCAATCTACTCCAAACTCCTATCATGGAGTTAAGCGCTTTGTAGAAAAAAACTGTCCAAAGCGTTTTTTTATTTATGGAAGTTATGCATTAAATAAACCAGTTATATGGAATTACAAAGGTATCTCATATTATCCTCACATAATTAGTACCAAAAAAAGAATGTTAACCTCTTTTCATGATGCGAACTATTTAACCACAGCACCAAAACATTGA